In a single window of the Rhizobiaceae bacterium genome:
- a CDS encoding AAA family ATPase, with protein sequence MKISQVRIENFRCIRELDVGLEDTTVFIGANNSGKTAILEAIRIALSRRWGRRGTGFTEHDVHSPGETQDPKTAPPVRVFLRLEETEAEEWDPDMVSALDDLVVLSDAGRNLISLRVTCEWKQESEAFEPSWEFLNPEGEPLTQKAQRATNLSGFFSYAPLFYLAALRDAADEFGPRSSLWGRLLKSIRIPGAVEAEVQTTLDGLDTQLLAADPRLADIAKTISQAAKIAVGQSEGDARLRMLPMNTWDLISRAAVVLKNEDLRPWLPLDHHGQGLQSLSVIFLFQAAAFQQLEEEQPGTEPIFLLEEPEAHLHPQAARTLWDRVSELPGQKVVTTHSPYFVQHVPLHNLRLVRLQDGRTELAYMPRSVVSQLPWNDAVAQLAVHQGKMLAKDPATGKVSATSWFDQTIATNLAGCYKDNGDQDAVSTAIANLRHECRGMVTRQEEHELSFLGRRIRGEIFFARRWVLVEGQSEYVLLHAIGRALDYPLDRHGIAVIDFQNNGDAAIYPALATSFDIRWWMITDGDGEAAKFRAQLIKRGFVEGDLADRLATLTPPHGLEDQLVADGHEQRLRAILADATSNSALTCAQDDFLKRLKNEKIGCISRLALQVEGDPALAESMPKPFVDLVKALKGGA encoded by the coding sequence ATGAAAATCAGCCAGGTCCGAATTGAAAACTTTCGGTGCATCCGCGAGCTGGATGTAGGCCTTGAGGACACGACCGTGTTTATCGGTGCCAACAACTCCGGAAAAACCGCGATCCTAGAGGCAATCCGGATTGCGCTCTCGCGTCGATGGGGCCGAAGGGGAACTGGCTTCACCGAACATGACGTGCACTCCCCTGGAGAAACGCAGGATCCAAAAACCGCTCCGCCCGTCCGCGTGTTCCTTCGCCTCGAGGAAACCGAAGCCGAGGAATGGGACCCGGACATGGTCTCTGCGCTGGATGATTTGGTTGTACTGAGCGACGCCGGCCGCAATCTCATCTCGCTTCGTGTCACGTGCGAGTGGAAGCAGGAGTCGGAAGCGTTCGAACCCTCGTGGGAATTCCTGAACCCCGAAGGTGAGCCGCTGACACAAAAGGCGCAGCGTGCGACCAACCTGTCCGGCTTTTTCTCCTACGCTCCGCTCTTTTACCTGGCAGCCCTCCGCGATGCGGCCGACGAGTTCGGTCCGCGCTCTTCGCTCTGGGGGCGCCTGCTCAAATCCATTCGCATCCCCGGAGCAGTCGAGGCAGAGGTTCAAACCACGCTGGACGGACTCGACACACAACTGTTGGCCGCCGATCCACGACTAGCAGATATCGCAAAGACGATCAGCCAAGCAGCAAAAATTGCGGTCGGGCAGAGCGAGGGTGACGCGAGATTGCGAATGCTGCCCATGAACACATGGGACTTGATCTCCCGGGCCGCGGTCGTGCTCAAGAACGAGGACCTTCGTCCGTGGCTCCCGCTGGACCATCATGGTCAGGGGTTGCAAAGCCTTTCCGTAATTTTCCTGTTCCAAGCTGCGGCCTTCCAGCAGTTAGAAGAGGAGCAGCCCGGGACCGAGCCGATATTCCTTCTCGAAGAGCCCGAAGCCCACCTACACCCCCAAGCAGCTCGAACATTGTGGGATCGCGTCAGCGAGCTACCCGGCCAAAAGGTGGTGACCACGCACTCACCCTACTTCGTCCAGCACGTGCCGCTTCACAACCTCCGGCTCGTTCGATTGCAAGACGGGCGAACCGAATTAGCCTACATGCCTCGATCAGTGGTGTCTCAGTTGCCGTGGAACGATGCGGTAGCTCAGCTGGCCGTACATCAGGGGAAAATGCTTGCGAAGGACCCAGCGACTGGGAAGGTCAGCGCGACATCATGGTTCGACCAGACGATCGCGACGAATCTCGCCGGTTGCTACAAAGACAATGGTGATCAAGACGCGGTCTCCACGGCAATCGCCAACCTGCGTCACGAGTGCCGCGGAATGGTCACGCGACAGGAAGAGCACGAATTGTCTTTTCTTGGCCGGCGCATTCGCGGTGAGATTTTCTTTGCCCGCCGATGGGTCCTCGTGGAGGGCCAGTCGGAATACGTACTGCTTCACGCGATTGGAAGGGCACTCGATTATCCGCTCGATCGCCACGGCATTGCAGTGATCGATTTTCAGAACAATGGCGATGCAGCTATATACCCGGCGCTCGCGACGTCGTTCGACATTCGGTGGTGGATGATCACCGACGGTGACGGAGAAGCTGCGAAATTTCGGGCGCAGCTCATTAAGCGAGGTTTTGTCGAAGGCGATCTCGCCGACCGATTGGCAACGCTTACTCCACCCCATGGCCTGGAAGATCAGCTTGTCGCAGACGGCCACGAACAGCGCCTAAGGGCAATCCTCGCGGACGCAACCAGCAACTCCGCCCTAACGTGCGCCCAGGACGACTTTCTCAAGCGGCTCAAGAACGAGAAAATCGGCTGCATCAGCCGGCTCGCGCTTCAGGTCGAAGGCGACCCGGCCCTGGCCGAGTCGATGCCAAAGCCATTCGTGGACCTCGTTAAGGCCTTGAAGGGAGGTGCATGA